One stretch of Oncorhynchus tshawytscha isolate Ot180627B linkage group LG19, Otsh_v2.0, whole genome shotgun sequence DNA includes these proteins:
- the LOC112240815 gene encoding mucin-5B-like, with translation MWNEDDSLWVELDSKFQNQTCGLCGDFNGVQNEFNRNDDYLKTIDYADIWKMNGPTETCTEIPVHTEQCEDQTKLCEQLLTSLAFSSCKDLIATDSFIKACAEDMCHCGNSSSSVTCACPTMSEYSRQCAHAGGKPQEWKTDQFCLETCPLSMQYQECGSPCTDTCSNPKRNQHCEEHCTDGCFCPAGTVFDDITQTGCVAVNQCSCLHNGQSYQPGQSFSRTCHKCTCIQGQWSCMDLDCPATCSIVGGSHITTYDGKAYTFHGDCSYVLSKQTNETAFTVLGDIVKCGKTDIETCLRSVTLVTPESTMIVIEASGRVFVNKMFSQMPLFMADVKVFQPSTFYIVVHTSYGLRLEVQLTPIMQVYIVASSSHKEKTQGLCGDFNGVQADDFRTINGLVEGTAVTFADTWKTKASCPDAAQNFEIPCSLSVENERYAKHWCSMLSDSEGIFSQCHTEINPNYYKEICLYDSCNCERSEECMCAAVSSYVHACAAAGVLLSGWRNTTCGKYSSSCPDTMVYDYTMTSCDRTCRSLSQTDFTCQLDHVSVDGCGCAEGTYLNDQGECVPASRCSCYNGGTVVPPGEVTRIYGATCSCRQGKLSCTGEQQHLSCEEPMGFFNCSSAGPGAKGSECQKSCQTLDSHCISAECVSGCVCPDGLLSDGNGGCIKEDLCPCSHNGVYYQPGHVLKVDCNT, from the exons ATGTGGAATGAAGATGATTCCCTCTGG GTGGAGCTGGACTCAAAGTTCCAGAATCAGACATGTGGGCTGTGTGGAGACTTCAACGGAGTCCAGAACGAGTTCAATAGGAATG ATGATTATCTGAAGACAATCGACTATGCCGATATTTGGAAGATGAATGGCCCAACAGAGACCTGTACAGAAATCCCTGTTCACACTGAGCAGTGTGAAGACCAG ACCAAACTTTGTGAGCAGCTTCTCACCAGTCTTGCCTTCAGTAGCTGTAAGGACCTGATTGCCACAGACTCCTTCATCAAGGCCTGTGCAGAAGACATGTGTCACtgtggcaacagcagcagcagtgtcacCTGCGCCTGTCCCACCATGTCAGAGTACTCCCGCCAGTGTGCTCACGCAGGGGGGAAACCCCAGGAGTGGAAGACCGACCAGTTCTGCT TGGAGACGTGTCCTTTAAGCATGCAGTACCAGGAGTGTGGTAGTCCCTGCACTGATACCTGCTCCAACCCAAAGAGGAACCAGCATTGTGAGGAACACTGCACCGACGGATGCTTCTGCCCTGCTG GAACCGTGTTTGATGACATCACTCAGACTGGCTGTGTAGCTGTGAACCAGTGCTCTTGTCTCCACAATGGACAATCTTACCAGCCTGGACAATCATTCTCAAGAACATGCCATAAATG TACCTGTATCCAAGGCCAGTGGAGTTGTATGGATCTAGATTGCCCTGCTACCTGCTCCATAGTGGGAGGTTCCCACATCACCACCTACGATGGGAAAGCCTACACCTTCCATGGAGACTGCTCATATGTCCTGTCCAAG CAAACCAACGAGACTGCTTTCACAGTCCTGGGTGACATAGTGAAATGTGGGAAGACGGACATTGAGACCTGCCTAAGATCTGTAACCCTGGTGACTCCAGAGTCCACG ATGATCGTCATCGAGGCCAGTGGAAGGGTCTTTGTCAACAAGATGTTTTCTCAGATGCCGCTTTTCATGG CGGATGTAAAGGTCTTTCAGCCCTCTACATTCTACATCGTTGTGCATACCTCTTATGGGCTCCGTCTAGAGGTCCAGCTAACACCTATAATGCAGGTCTACATCGTAGCTAGCAGTTCACACAAAGAAAAAACCCAGG GTCTTTGCGGAGACTTTAACGGTGTCCAAGCTGACGACTTCAGAACCATCAATGGACTGGTGGAAGGAACCGCTGTGACTTTCGCCGACACGTGGAAGACCAAAGCAAGCTGTCCTGATGCGGCACAGAACTTTGAGATCCCATGCAGTCTGAGTGTAGAGAACG AGAGATATGCCAAGCACTGGTGCTCAATGCTGTCAGATAGTGAAGGAATATTTTCCCAATGCCACACTGAGATCAACCCAAATTACTACAAGGAA ATCTGCCTATATGACAGTTGTAACtgtgagaggagtgaggagtgcaTGTGTGCTGCGGTCTCCTCCTACGTCCATGCATGTGCTGCTGCAGGCGTCCTGCTCAGTGGATGGAGAAACACCACCTGTG GGAAGTACTCCTCTAGCTGCCCTGACACGATGGTCTATGACTACACCATGACCAGCTGTGACCGTACCTGTCGTTCACTGAGCCAGACAGACTTCACCTGCCAG TTAGACCATGTGTCTGTGGATGGCTGTGGCTGTGCCGAGGGAACCTACCTGAATGACCAGGGAGAGTGTGTCCCTGCCTCACGCTGCTCCTGCTACAATGGAGGCACAGTAGTACCCCCTGGAGAGGTCACCAGGATCTATGGGGCTACATG CTCTTGCAGACAAGGGAAATTAAGCTGTACTGGAGAACAACAACATTTAT CCTGTGAAGAACCAATGGGTTTCTTCAACTGTTCTAGTGCAGGGCCCGGAGCCAAGGGCTCAGAGTGCCAGAAGAGCTGTCAAACACTAGACAGTCACTGT